The following coding sequences lie in one Mycobacterium gordonae genomic window:
- a CDS encoding ParA family protein, with translation MTDHPGNGPEIGLTGRPPRAIPEPKPLASHGPAKVVAMCNQKGGVGKTTSTINLGAALAEYGRRVLLVDMDPQGALSAGLGVPHYELEKTIHNVLVESRVSIDDVLINTRVKNLDLVPSNIDLSAAEIQLVNEVGREQTLARALYPVLDRYDYVLIDCQPSLGLLTVNGLACAEGVVIPTECEFFSLRGLALLTDTVDKVRDRLNPKLDISGILITRYDPRTVNSREVMARVVERFGDLVFDTVITRTVRFPETSVAGEPITTWAPRSAGALAYRSLAREFINRFGV, from the coding sequence ATGACCGACCACCCCGGCAACGGTCCGGAAATCGGCCTGACTGGCCGGCCGCCGCGGGCGATCCCCGAACCCAAGCCACTGGCCAGCCACGGCCCGGCCAAAGTGGTCGCGATGTGCAACCAGAAGGGCGGCGTCGGTAAGACGACGTCGACGATCAACCTCGGCGCCGCCCTAGCCGAATACGGCCGCCGGGTGCTGCTGGTGGACATGGACCCACAGGGCGCGCTGTCAGCCGGGCTGGGGGTTCCGCACTACGAGCTGGAGAAGACGATCCACAACGTGTTGGTGGAATCGCGGGTGTCGATCGACGACGTGCTGATTAACACCCGGGTCAAGAATTTGGATCTGGTGCCCAGCAACATCGATTTGTCGGCGGCGGAAATCCAATTGGTCAACGAGGTGGGCCGCGAACAGACCCTGGCCCGGGCGCTGTATCCCGTGCTGGACCGCTACGACTATGTGCTGATCGACTGCCAGCCGTCCCTGGGACTGCTCACCGTCAACGGGCTGGCCTGCGCGGAAGGCGTGGTCATCCCCACCGAATGCGAGTTTTTCTCGTTGCGCGGTCTGGCGCTGCTCACCGACACCGTCGACAAGGTGCGCGATCGGCTGAACCCCAAACTGGACATCAGTGGCATCCTGATCACCCGCTACGACCCGCGCACCGTGAACTCCCGTGAGGTGATGGCCCGCGTCGTCGAACGCTTCGGTGATCTAGTGTTCGACACCGTGATCACCCGCACCGTCCGCTTCCCGGAGACCAGTGTCGCGGGCGAACCCATCACCACGTGGGCGCCCCGGTCTGCCGGTGCTCTCGCGTACCGCTCGCTGGCCCGCGAGTTCATCAACCGATTCGGCGTGTGA